One Salinimonas marina DNA segment encodes these proteins:
- a CDS encoding 2-oxoglutarate dehydrogenase E1 component has translation MQESVMKAWWDSSHMAGNNAAYVEELYEAYLEDPQSISDSWRQVFDSLPKVEGAELENNHTSIREQFRKMAALGPSARMSSSTVSATPSSSDGRQVKVLQLINAYRFRGHQHANLDPLGLWQQPRVRDLELSHHNLSEQDFDTKFNVGSYAYGGESMPLGDLVKSLNRTYCGSMGAEYMHITDTDQKRWLQQKIESVQAKPEISKEQKLHLLKGLVAADGMEKYLGSKFPGAKRFSLEGGDAMIPMLKSLISEAGSAGAKEVVVGMAHRGRLNVLVNVLGKNPSVLFDEFAGKADEALGSGDVKYHAGYSSDFATPGGNVHLALAFNPSHLEIVNPVVMGSVRARLVRRQNDTSAVLPITIHGDSAIAGQGVVQETFNMSQTRGFAVGGTVRVVINNQVGFTTSKLEDTRSTQYCTDIAKMVQAPIFHVNSDDPEAVLFVTKLALEYRNKFKRDVVIDLVCYRRHGHNEADEPNATQPLMYQKIKKHAVPRVLYADQLIAEGIIEQREADKMLEDYRAALDHGACVVDEWRPMTEHSVDWSPFLGHDWDTPYDGAISIDKLKELGERLTTYPEDMKLNSRVNKLYQDRKAMVAGEKRLDWGMAENLAYASLVNIGSDIRLVGQDTGRGTFFHRHAVLHNQTDGSTYMPLQHISEDQGEMEIYDSVLSEEAVMAFEYGFATAEPSCLTIWEAQFGDFANGAQVVFDQFLSSGEAKWGRLCGLTVLLPHGYEGQGPEHSSARLERFLQLCADHNWQVCVPSTPAQVFNMLRRQMIRPMRKPLIVMSPKSLLRHAQATSTLEELSEGVFHNVINEIDDIDPAGVKRVVMCSGKVYYDLLDQRRKNEQTDVAIVRLEQLYPFPSEECAKVVADYSHVKDWVWCQEEPQNQGAWYSSQHHFWAAIPEGAKLSYAGREASASPAVGYVSVHNQQQKALVEDALTIK, from the coding sequence ATGCAAGAAAGCGTGATGAAAGCATGGTGGGATTCGTCGCATATGGCTGGTAATAACGCCGCCTATGTCGAGGAATTGTACGAAGCATACCTTGAAGATCCGCAGAGTATTTCTGATTCCTGGCGTCAGGTCTTCGACAGTCTTCCAAAAGTCGAAGGTGCAGAATTAGAAAATAATCATACCTCTATTCGCGAGCAGTTCCGAAAGATGGCGGCCTTAGGGCCCAGCGCGCGAATGTCATCATCAACTGTCAGTGCCACGCCAAGTTCTTCAGATGGTCGTCAGGTTAAAGTGCTACAGCTGATTAATGCCTATCGGTTCCGCGGCCATCAGCATGCGAATCTTGACCCGCTGGGTTTATGGCAGCAACCCCGGGTACGCGATCTTGAACTGTCCCACCATAATCTTTCAGAGCAAGATTTTGATACCAAATTCAATGTAGGTTCTTATGCCTATGGTGGCGAATCTATGCCACTGGGTGATTTGGTAAAATCGTTAAACCGAACCTATTGCGGCTCGATGGGTGCAGAATATATGCACATCACCGATACCGACCAAAAACGCTGGTTACAGCAAAAAATTGAATCGGTGCAGGCCAAACCTGAAATCAGTAAAGAGCAGAAACTGCATCTGCTGAAAGGGCTGGTGGCCGCCGATGGCATGGAAAAATATCTGGGCTCGAAATTCCCGGGTGCCAAACGCTTCTCGCTGGAAGGCGGCGATGCGATGATCCCCATGCTTAAAAGCCTGATCAGCGAAGCAGGTAGTGCCGGGGCCAAAGAAGTGGTGGTGGGCATGGCTCACCGTGGTCGCTTGAATGTGCTGGTTAATGTCCTGGGTAAAAACCCGTCGGTGCTGTTCGATGAGTTTGCCGGTAAAGCCGACGAAGCTCTGGGCTCTGGCGATGTGAAATATCACGCTGGTTATTCTTCTGACTTTGCGACGCCGGGCGGCAATGTGCATCTGGCGCTGGCGTTTAACCCGTCACATCTGGAGATTGTCAATCCGGTGGTAATGGGGTCGGTCAGAGCCCGTCTGGTTCGTCGTCAGAATGATACCAGTGCAGTGTTGCCCATTACGATTCATGGCGACTCCGCCATTGCCGGTCAGGGTGTGGTTCAGGAAACCTTCAACATGTCGCAGACCCGCGGGTTTGCGGTAGGTGGTACGGTGCGGGTGGTTATCAATAACCAGGTCGGCTTCACCACCTCCAAACTTGAAGATACCCGCTCTACCCAATATTGCACCGATATTGCCAAGATGGTGCAGGCACCGATTTTCCACGTCAATTCTGACGATCCGGAAGCGGTGTTGTTTGTCACTAAACTGGCACTGGAATATCGCAATAAATTTAAACGTGATGTGGTGATTGATCTGGTTTGTTATCGCCGTCATGGTCATAACGAAGCCGATGAGCCTAATGCCACTCAACCGCTGATGTATCAAAAAATTAAAAAGCATGCTGTACCTCGGGTATTGTATGCCGATCAGCTGATTGCTGAAGGCATTATCGAACAGCGCGAAGCTGACAAGATGCTGGAAGATTATCGCGCGGCCCTGGACCATGGTGCTTGTGTGGTAGACGAATGGCGTCCTATGACGGAGCATTCTGTTGACTGGTCACCCTTTTTGGGGCATGACTGGGATACGCCTTACGATGGCGCCATTTCGATTGATAAACTCAAAGAGCTGGGCGAGCGCCTGACAACGTATCCGGAAGATATGAAACTTAACTCCCGGGTCAACAAATTGTATCAGGACCGCAAAGCCATGGTGGCGGGCGAAAAACGCCTGGACTGGGGCATGGCCGAGAATCTGGCGTATGCCAGCTTGGTAAACATCGGCTCAGATATTCGCCTGGTCGGCCAGGATACCGGACGGGGTACGTTCTTCCATCGCCACGCGGTACTGCACAATCAAACTGATGGCTCGACCTATATGCCGCTGCAGCACATTTCTGAAGATCAGGGCGAGATGGAAATTTATGACTCGGTACTATCAGAAGAAGCCGTCATGGCCTTTGAATATGGCTTCGCCACGGCAGAACCTTCCTGTCTGACCATCTGGGAAGCCCAGTTTGGCGATTTTGCCAATGGTGCTCAGGTGGTGTTTGACCAGTTCTTAAGCTCTGGTGAAGCCAAATGGGGTCGGTTGTGTGGTCTGACAGTCTTACTGCCACATGGTTACGAAGGCCAGGGCCCGGAGCACAGTTCAGCGCGTCTTGAGCGTTTCCTGCAACTGTGTGCTGACCATAACTGGCAGGTTTGCGTGCCATCTACCCCAGCGCAGGTCTTCAATATGCTGCGTCGCCAGATGATTCGTCCTATGCGTAAGCCGCTGATTGTAATGTCGCCAAAATCGCTGCTGCGGCATGCTCAGGCAACCTCAACCCTGGAAGAACTATCTGAAGGTGTTTTTCACAATGTCATCAACGAAATTGATGATATTGATCCCGCCGGTGTGAAGCGGGTGGTGATGTGTTCCGGTAAGGTTTATTACGACTTGTTAGACCAGCGCCGGAAAAATGAGCAAACAGACGTTGCGATTGTTCGTTTAGAACAGCTTTATCCATTCCCCTCAGAAGAATGTGCTAAAGTAGTGGCCGATTACAGCCACGTAAAAGATTGGGTTTGGTGTCAGGAAGAACCTCAGAATCAGGGTGCCTGGTATTCCAGTCAGCATCATTTCTGGGCCGCAATTCCAGAAGGCGCCAAACTATCATATGCAGGCCGTGAAGCATCGGCTTCACCTGCCGTAGGTTATGTATCTGTCCACAACCAGCAACAAAAAGCGCTGGTTGAAGACGCACTCACTATTAAATAA
- a CDS encoding succinate dehydrogenase iron-sulfur subunit → MQLTVSIYRYNPEVDNAPRMQDYKLEVEDNLDLMVLDVLIRLKEQDPSLSFRRSCREGVCGSDGLNMNGKNGLACITPLSSLGKGKVVIRPLPGLPVVRDLVVDMTQFYVQYEKVKPFLINDTKQPPAREFLQSPEERAKLDGLYECILCACCSSSCPSFWWNPEKFIGPAGLLHAYRFLADTRDTATEERLSDLDDAFSVFRCHSIMNCVSVCPKGLNPTKAIGKIKSMLLQRAV, encoded by the coding sequence ATGCAATTAACTGTTTCGATTTACCGTTATAATCCAGAAGTCGACAATGCTCCGCGTATGCAGGACTATAAGCTGGAGGTTGAAGATAATCTGGATCTGATGGTATTGGATGTTCTGATTCGACTTAAAGAACAGGATCCATCCTTATCATTCCGTCGTTCTTGTCGTGAAGGTGTATGCGGCTCCGACGGTCTTAATATGAATGGCAAAAATGGACTGGCATGTATTACGCCGTTATCTTCATTGGGTAAAGGTAAGGTCGTGATCCGTCCTTTACCCGGGTTACCGGTAGTACGTGATTTAGTTGTCGACATGACCCAGTTCTATGTTCAGTATGAGAAAGTTAAACCGTTTCTCATCAACGACACCAAACAGCCACCGGCACGGGAGTTTCTGCAAAGTCCCGAAGAGCGTGCTAAGTTGGATGGTCTGTATGAGTGCATTCTGTGTGCGTGCTGTTCTTCTTCCTGTCCCTCTTTTTGGTGGAACCCGGAAAAGTTCATCGGTCCGGCAGGATTGTTGCACGCCTACCGGTTCCTGGCTGATACCCGGGATACTGCGACAGAAGAGCGTTTGAGCGATCTGGATGATGCGTTTAGCGTATTTCGTTGTCACAGCATCATGAACTGTGTAAGTGTATGCCCTAAAGGGCTGAACCCGACCAAAGCCATCGGCAAGATTAAGTCGATGCTGCTTCAGCGGGCTGTTTAG
- the sdhA gene encoding succinate dehydrogenase flavoprotein subunit: MSLPVHEFDAIVIGAGGAGMRAALQISQSGKTCALLSKVFPTRSHTVSAQGGITVALGNSHEDNWEWHMYDTVKGSDYIGDQDAIEYMCNMGPKAIIEMENMGLPFSRFENGKVYQRPFGGQSKNFGGEQAARTAAAADRTGHALLHLLYQQNVKNKTKVFSEWYALDLVKNQDGDVVGCTAIDIETGEVVYFKSRAVVLATGGAGRIFSSTTNAHINTGDGVGMALRAGVSMQDMEMWQFHPTGIAGAGTLVTEGCRGEGGYLLNKDGERFMERYAPNAKDLAGRDVVARSMMTEIREGRGCDGPQGKHLKLKLDHLGKDVLESRLPGILELSRTFAHVDPIKEPIPVIPTCHYMMGGIPTNVHGQCIRVDENGKDHIVNGLFACGEIACVSVHGANRLGGNSLLDLVVFGRATGMHLGKSLDEVATTRDASESDLEAAMSRFNRWESSEKGEDPVQIKKDMQECMQLNFSVFREGDAMADGLKELREIRERLKNARLDDKSKDFNTQRIECLELDNLMETAYCTAVAANYRTESRGAHSRYDYPDRDDENWLCHSIYRPEDESMTRREVNMKPNLREAFPPKVRSY, from the coding sequence ATGAGTTTACCAGTACATGAGTTTGACGCCATTGTAATTGGCGCCGGCGGTGCGGGTATGCGCGCGGCATTACAAATATCGCAATCAGGAAAAACTTGTGCGTTATTGTCCAAAGTTTTTCCAACCCGTTCGCATACTGTTTCGGCCCAGGGCGGGATTACCGTGGCATTGGGCAATTCCCATGAAGATAACTGGGAATGGCACATGTATGACACCGTAAAAGGGTCAGACTACATTGGCGACCAGGACGCCATTGAATACATGTGTAATATGGGCCCGAAAGCCATCATCGAGATGGAAAATATGGGTCTGCCATTTTCACGTTTTGAAAACGGCAAAGTTTATCAGCGTCCATTTGGTGGCCAGTCGAAAAACTTTGGTGGCGAACAGGCGGCACGAACGGCGGCTGCCGCTGACCGTACCGGCCATGCGCTGTTGCATTTGCTGTATCAGCAAAATGTCAAAAACAAAACCAAGGTATTTAGTGAATGGTATGCCCTGGACCTGGTGAAAAACCAGGATGGCGATGTGGTGGGCTGTACCGCCATTGATATTGAAACCGGTGAAGTGGTTTACTTTAAATCGCGCGCGGTGGTATTGGCAACCGGAGGTGCGGGTCGTATTTTCTCCTCTACTACCAATGCCCACATCAATACCGGTGATGGCGTTGGTATGGCGTTGCGTGCCGGGGTTTCTATGCAGGACATGGAAATGTGGCAGTTCCACCCTACGGGTATTGCCGGAGCGGGCACCCTGGTTACCGAAGGTTGTCGAGGTGAAGGTGGTTATCTGCTTAATAAGGATGGCGAACGCTTCATGGAACGTTACGCGCCTAATGCCAAAGACCTGGCCGGCCGGGACGTGGTAGCCCGTTCAATGATGACCGAAATTCGTGAAGGTCGTGGTTGTGATGGCCCTCAGGGTAAACACCTTAAACTGAAACTGGACCATCTTGGTAAAGATGTGCTTGAGTCACGTTTGCCGGGTATCCTTGAATTATCACGTACCTTTGCTCACGTAGATCCGATTAAAGAACCGATTCCGGTGATTCCTACCTGTCATTATATGATGGGTGGTATTCCGACCAACGTACACGGACAGTGTATCCGGGTAGATGAAAATGGTAAGGATCATATCGTAAACGGGTTGTTCGCCTGTGGCGAAATTGCTTGTGTATCAGTACACGGCGCTAATCGTCTGGGTGGTAACTCTTTGCTTGACCTGGTGGTATTTGGTCGGGCCACGGGGATGCACCTTGGTAAGTCACTGGACGAAGTGGCCACCACCCGTGATGCCAGCGAGTCTGATCTGGAAGCGGCGATGTCTCGTTTCAATCGCTGGGAATCATCTGAAAAGGGTGAAGATCCGGTTCAGATTAAGAAAGACATGCAAGAATGCATGCAGCTTAACTTCTCGGTATTCCGTGAAGGTGATGCAATGGCTGATGGTCTTAAAGAGCTGCGTGAAATTCGCGAACGCCTGAAAAATGCGCGACTGGATGATAAGAGTAAAGATTTCAACACCCAGCGAATCGAGTGTCTGGAACTGGACAACCTGATGGAAACCGCGTATTGCACCGCAGTGGCAGCCAACTATCGTACGGAAAGTCGTGGCGCCCATAGCCGGTATGATTATCCTGATCGGGATGATGAGAACTGGTTGTGTCACTCAATCTATCGTCCGGAAGATGAGTCTATGACCCGCCGTGAAGTCAATATGAAGCCTAATCTGCGCGAAGCATTTCCGCCGAAAGTGCGTTCATATTAA
- the sdhD gene encoding succinate dehydrogenase, hydrophobic membrane anchor protein, which yields MVTSQADVKRNGVQDYVSLRTTAAIIFAFTVFMAWFFISTDNITFIEWHGLFSGIPMKVFTLATLVSIMIHVRIGLWQVLTDYVKATKIRVVVQWLLNLIAFAYVLVGLFVLWGV from the coding sequence ATGGTAACGAGTCAGGCGGACGTCAAAAGAAATGGCGTTCAGGATTACGTTTCTCTGCGCACCACAGCTGCAATCATCTTTGCATTTACTGTGTTCATGGCGTGGTTCTTTATCTCAACCGACAATATCACGTTCATCGAGTGGCACGGGTTATTTTCAGGCATACCGATGAAGGTATTCACCCTGGCTACCTTAGTTTCTATTATGATTCACGTGCGCATTGGTCTGTGGCAGGTCCTGACGGACTACGTAAAAGCAACTAAGATTCGGGTTGTTGTACAGTGGTTGCTGAACCTGATTGCGTTTGCTTACGTGCTTGTTGGTCTGTTTGTTCTGTGGGGTGTGTAA
- the sdhC gene encoding succinate dehydrogenase, cytochrome b556 subunit, translated as MKKQRPVNLDLNTIKFPPAAISSILHRITGVAMFFALLFVIWAWAVSVASPEGFEQVQSIMDGILGKVIAIGTLSALTYHTLGGIRHVIMDMGHWEELESGNLSAKATIALWIILTVVLGVVLW; from the coding sequence GTGAAAAAGCAAAGACCAGTAAATTTAGATCTCAACACAATTAAATTTCCTCCTGCTGCTATTTCGTCAATTCTTCACCGTATTACAGGCGTGGCCATGTTCTTCGCTCTGCTGTTCGTCATCTGGGCATGGGCTGTTTCAGTCGCATCGCCAGAAGGATTTGAACAGGTGCAGTCTATAATGGACGGCATCCTCGGAAAAGTAATTGCGATTGGCACACTATCAGCGCTGACTTACCACACTCTTGGTGGTATTCGCCACGTCATTATGGATATGGGTCATTGGGAAGAATTGGAGTCAGGTAACCTAAGTGCAAAAGCAACGATCGCATTATGGATAATCCTGACCGTCGTATTGGGAGTAGTACTATGGTAA
- a CDS encoding citrate synthase: MADQKAILKAGDKEIELPILSGTEGQDVIDVRSLGAQGYFTFDPGFMATGSCESEITYIDGANGVLLHRGYPIEELARDASYLEVCYMLLNGEAPNKEQYEEFRATITRHTMVHEQINMFFHGFRNDAHPMAMLCGTVGAMSSFYHSDLDVANSEERMRSAHRLIAKMPTLVAMCYKYNVGQPFVYPRNDLSYAANFLNMMFSVPAEDYEISPAVERAMDRIFTLHADHEQNASTSTVRLAGSSGANPYACIAAGVASLWGPAHGGANEACLNMLEEIGSVDRIPEFIERAKDRNDPFRLMGFGHRVYKNHDPRATVMRESCHEVLKELDLQDPLLDVAMELERIALSDDYFTEKKLFPNVDFYSGIVLKAIGIPTNMFTCIFALSRTVGWISHWHEMMSEEKQKIGRPRQLYTGYSKRSFTPIK; the protein is encoded by the coding sequence ATGGCAGATCAGAAAGCCATTCTTAAAGCGGGCGATAAGGAAATCGAACTTCCTATCTTGTCCGGTACCGAAGGGCAAGATGTAATCGATGTACGCTCTTTAGGCGCACAGGGCTACTTTACATTCGACCCTGGTTTTATGGCTACGGGCTCGTGTGAGTCTGAAATTACCTACATCGATGGCGCCAATGGTGTGTTATTACACCGTGGTTATCCCATTGAAGAACTGGCACGTGATGCAAGCTATCTTGAAGTTTGCTACATGCTACTTAACGGCGAAGCGCCAAATAAAGAACAATACGAAGAGTTTCGTGCCACCATTACGCGTCACACTATGGTGCATGAACAAATCAATATGTTCTTTCATGGTTTTCGTAACGATGCTCACCCTATGGCAATGCTTTGCGGCACGGTCGGGGCGATGTCTTCGTTTTATCATAGCGACCTGGATGTTGCGAATTCAGAAGAGCGTATGCGTAGCGCGCATCGCCTGATTGCGAAGATGCCTACCCTGGTAGCAATGTGCTATAAGTATAACGTGGGTCAACCCTTTGTTTATCCACGTAATGACTTAAGCTATGCCGCGAACTTCCTGAACATGATGTTCTCAGTACCGGCTGAAGATTATGAGATTAGCCCGGCGGTTGAGCGTGCTATGGATCGGATCTTTACCCTGCATGCTGACCATGAGCAAAATGCCTCGACTTCAACCGTGCGTTTAGCAGGCTCTTCGGGTGCGAACCCGTATGCATGTATTGCAGCCGGTGTGGCTTCACTGTGGGGTCCTGCCCATGGCGGTGCGAACGAAGCGTGTCTGAACATGCTTGAAGAAATTGGCAGTGTTGATCGTATTCCTGAGTTTATCGAGCGTGCTAAGGACAGAAATGACCCGTTCCGTTTGATGGGCTTTGGTCACCGGGTTTACAAAAACCATGATCCCCGTGCCACGGTCATGCGTGAAAGCTGTCACGAAGTTCTCAAAGAACTGGATTTGCAGGATCCGTTGTTAGATGTAGCGATGGAACTTGAACGTATTGCCTTAAGTGATGATTACTTCACCGAGAAGAAACTGTTCCCGAATGTTGATTTTTACTCTGGTATCGTGCTTAAAGCGATTGGTATTCCAACCAATATGTTTACGTGTATCTTTGCCCTGTCTCGTACAGTAGGCTGGATTTCACACTGGCATGAAATGATGAGCGAAGAAAAACAAAAGATTGGCCGTCCTCGTCAGTTGTATACCGGTTACAGCAAGCGTAGCTTCACCCCTATCAAGTAA